One Streptomyces sp. CNQ-509 DNA window includes the following coding sequences:
- a CDS encoding carbohydrate ABC transporter permease, whose translation MTARTYKTIAYVLLTVASLITVVPLLYTVSLSLQTEKEMLSAESVLWPESPQWGNYSTLFEEAPFGSFILNSLVVAGAIALSHLIFDPLVGYVFAKFDFPFKNTLFVAILATLMIPLFVRMIPLYVMMSDLGWLDSYQGLIVPFLMDGFGIFLMRQFIQPIPDDLIHAARVDGANEFTIYWRIILPQCKPALAVLGLFTFVFQWNEFLWPLVVTTSERMRTIPVGLTQFSQEQFQLWHLTAAGSVIMFVPTALLLIFSQRYFVRGIALTGLK comes from the coding sequence ATGACCGCCAGGACGTACAAGACGATCGCCTACGTGCTGCTCACCGTCGCCAGCCTGATCACCGTCGTGCCGCTGCTCTACACGGTCTCGCTGTCGCTGCAGACCGAGAAGGAGATGCTGTCCGCGGAGTCGGTGCTCTGGCCGGAGTCGCCGCAGTGGGGCAACTACTCCACGCTCTTCGAGGAGGCGCCGTTCGGCAGCTTCATCCTCAACAGCCTGGTGGTCGCGGGCGCGATCGCGCTCTCCCACCTGATCTTCGACCCGCTGGTGGGCTACGTGTTCGCGAAGTTCGACTTCCCGTTCAAGAACACGCTGTTCGTCGCGATCCTCGCCACGCTGATGATCCCGCTCTTCGTCCGCATGATCCCGTTGTACGTGATGATGTCGGACCTCGGCTGGCTGGACAGCTACCAGGGGCTCATCGTGCCGTTCCTCATGGACGGCTTCGGCATCTTCCTCATGCGGCAGTTCATCCAGCCCATCCCCGACGACCTCATCCACGCGGCCCGGGTGGACGGGGCGAACGAGTTCACCATCTACTGGCGGATCATCCTGCCGCAGTGCAAGCCGGCGCTCGCCGTGCTGGGCCTGTTCACGTTCGTCTTCCAGTGGAACGAGTTCCTCTGGCCGCTGGTCGTGACGACCTCGGAGCGGATGCGGACGATCCCGGTGGGGCTGACCCAGTTCAGCCAGGAGCAGTTCCAGCTCTGGCATCTCACCGCCGCGGGGTCGGTCATCATGTTCGTACCGACGGCGCTGCTGCTCATCTTCAGCCAGCGCTACTTCGTCCGCGGAATCGCCCTGACCGGCCTGAAGTGA
- a CDS encoding carbohydrate ABC transporter permease has product MATPAELPQLPEPVELPKRTKRTKRSPIARRQARTAYVFLAPALIFFAIFFYYPIADILNTSMLTGQRTDEFAGFDNYTNAFEDPQARNAFKVTLQFAVATTVGAIVLGMGLAVLINQKLRGSLAFKLALLVPYLTSIAVVGLMWRNILDPELGILNRILSDLGLPTQEWLNTHPVATIVAVTLWMTTGYTMILFLAGLQGIPDVYYEAAKVDGANGWQRFRRITVPLLTPTTLFVSVMAVITGLQAFGQAYIITRGGPGEASDLFVFHIFELAFRARNFGYASALSVLLLLVIVAFTLVQLRIGRDREVQH; this is encoded by the coding sequence ATGGCAACCCCGGCCGAACTCCCCCAGCTTCCGGAGCCCGTGGAGCTCCCGAAGCGCACCAAGCGCACCAAGCGCTCCCCGATCGCCCGGCGCCAGGCGCGTACCGCGTACGTGTTCCTGGCGCCGGCGCTGATCTTCTTCGCGATCTTCTTCTACTACCCGATCGCCGACATCCTCAACACCAGCATGCTGACGGGCCAGCGGACCGACGAGTTCGCCGGGTTCGACAACTACACCAACGCCTTCGAGGACCCCCAGGCGCGCAACGCCTTCAAGGTCACGCTCCAGTTCGCCGTCGCCACCACCGTCGGCGCCATCGTGCTGGGCATGGGCCTCGCGGTGCTCATCAACCAGAAGCTGCGCGGCAGCCTGGCGTTCAAGCTCGCGCTGCTGGTGCCCTACCTGACGTCGATCGCCGTGGTCGGCCTCATGTGGCGCAACATCCTCGACCCCGAACTCGGCATCCTCAACCGGATACTGTCCGACCTCGGCCTGCCCACCCAGGAGTGGCTGAACACCCACCCGGTGGCCACCATCGTCGCGGTGACGCTGTGGATGACCACCGGCTACACGATGATCCTCTTCCTGGCCGGGCTCCAGGGCATCCCGGACGTGTACTACGAGGCCGCCAAAGTCGACGGCGCCAACGGCTGGCAGCGCTTCCGGCGGATCACGGTGCCGCTGCTCACCCCGACCACGCTCTTCGTCTCCGTGATGGCCGTGATCACCGGGCTCCAGGCGTTCGGGCAGGCATACATCATCACCCGCGGCGGTCCGGGAGAAGCCTCCGACCTCTTCGTCTTCCACATCTTCGAGCTGGCGTTCCGCGCCCGCAACTTCGGCTACGCGTCGGCGCTCTCGGTGCTCCTCCTGCTCGTCATCGTGGCCTTCACGCTGGTGCAGTTGCGCATCGGCCGGGACCGGGAGGTGCAGCACTGA
- a CDS encoding sugar ABC transporter substrate-binding protein produces MSARPAINGQWMTRRRMLGVAGGAAAALPLAACGSGAPEAEPGGGGGGGTFLAYWNNAHEYEAYKDVVAQFEKDHGVTVELQKFQWEDLRTKLVSDFQSGNVPDVVEEPGSWVQEFALSKDALSLQKYLDKDGTKIGFPDDWLDVAVSDNTHEGQVYGIQMHYTCTLLFYNRKMLDDAGIEPPATWDDFLSAARELTSGDVNGTVLNDGLSYSYPWMLQNGVHEYDADSGELLQPRAAAMEAMQFQRDLVHEHKVSPKPTTSLDVTRAAKFFAAERTAMILTGPWDIPIIKQSNPDLEYGIAPALTGKRQSTIAGGTTLFIPAQAKRPDLSWDFIKRITALKTETAATEESSMLMPRKSWAKEPAVQENPDVKPFTEGLPYAEEFRTGVYTTGKAGELEDIYKTLYESMLIEGAGAEEAFAAYDDAAKNILKG; encoded by the coding sequence ATGTCAGCAAGGCCAGCCATCAACGGTCAGTGGATGACCCGGCGCAGGATGCTGGGCGTCGCCGGCGGCGCCGCCGCGGCACTCCCCCTGGCCGCCTGCGGCTCGGGCGCGCCCGAGGCCGAGCCGGGCGGCGGCGGGGGCGGCGGCACGTTCCTCGCCTACTGGAACAACGCGCACGAGTACGAGGCGTACAAGGACGTCGTCGCGCAGTTTGAGAAGGACCACGGGGTCACCGTGGAGCTGCAGAAGTTCCAGTGGGAGGACCTGCGCACCAAGCTGGTCTCGGACTTCCAGTCCGGCAACGTGCCGGACGTGGTGGAGGAGCCGGGAAGCTGGGTGCAGGAGTTCGCGCTCAGCAAGGACGCGCTGTCGCTGCAGAAGTATCTCGACAAGGACGGCACGAAGATCGGGTTCCCGGACGACTGGCTGGACGTCGCCGTCTCCGACAACACCCACGAGGGCCAGGTGTACGGCATCCAGATGCACTACACCTGCACGCTGCTGTTCTACAACCGCAAGATGCTCGACGACGCAGGCATCGAACCGCCCGCCACCTGGGACGACTTCCTCTCCGCCGCGCGCGAGCTGACCTCCGGCGACGTCAACGGCACGGTGCTCAACGACGGGCTCAGCTACTCCTACCCGTGGATGCTCCAGAACGGCGTGCACGAGTACGACGCGGACAGCGGCGAGCTGCTGCAGCCGCGCGCCGCCGCGATGGAGGCGATGCAGTTCCAGCGGGACCTCGTGCACGAGCACAAGGTCTCCCCCAAGCCGACGACGTCCCTGGACGTGACGCGCGCCGCGAAGTTCTTCGCCGCCGAGCGCACCGCCATGATCCTCACCGGCCCCTGGGACATCCCGATCATCAAGCAGTCCAATCCGGACCTGGAGTACGGGATCGCGCCGGCGCTGACGGGCAAGCGGCAGTCGACGATCGCGGGCGGCACCACGCTGTTCATCCCCGCGCAGGCCAAACGCCCCGACCTCTCCTGGGACTTCATCAAGCGGATCACCGCGCTGAAGACCGAGACCGCGGCGACCGAGGAGTCCAGCATGCTGATGCCGCGCAAGTCGTGGGCGAAGGAGCCGGCGGTCCAGGAGAACCCGGACGTCAAGCCGTTCACGGAGGGGCTGCCGTACGCCGAGGAGTTCCGCACCGGCGTCTACACCACCGGCAAGGCGGGCGAGCTGGAGGACATCTACAAGACGCTCTACGAGAGCATGCTGATCGAGGGAGCCGGCGCGGAAGAGGCGTTCGCCGCCTACGACGACGCGGCCAAGAACATCCTCAAGGGCTAA
- a CDS encoding LacI family DNA-binding transcriptional regulator, which translates to MKKTRPTVRDVAALAGVSVATVSYVVNGRDNRIGADTRERVLAAVRDLGYVPNSSARGLRKRRTERVCLVIGSLGSPVQEQLVRDLHAAAEADGYGVLTLIVDSPAHAAHAARLLRQGLADGAVFFDSARHFGDFGELARGRLAMVVVDNSVAPDGFDVVRTPEYEACGEALDHLLAAGRRRIAFLGHRHDLELGDRSARLTAYRDALRRHGLRPDGRLVGAGADSRVEGYRATAALMALPEPPDALFVASDRAAISAIWAVRDTGRTVPADVAVLGVGNLEEGSVIRPALSTVGQRQIDFSRVAGLLFERLAAAEPPAAREIVLPWSFIPREST; encoded by the coding sequence ATGAAGAAGACGCGTCCCACGGTCCGCGACGTCGCCGCCCTCGCCGGGGTGTCCGTCGCGACGGTGAGCTACGTGGTCAACGGGCGGGACAACCGGATCGGCGCCGACACCCGCGAACGGGTGCTCGCGGCCGTACGGGATCTCGGCTACGTGCCGAACAGCTCCGCGCGCGGGCTGCGCAAGCGCCGCACCGAGCGGGTCTGCCTGGTGATCGGCTCGCTGGGCAGCCCCGTACAGGAGCAACTGGTACGCGATCTGCACGCGGCCGCGGAGGCCGACGGCTACGGCGTCCTCACCCTCATCGTCGACTCCCCCGCGCACGCCGCGCACGCCGCCCGGCTGCTCCGCCAGGGCCTGGCGGACGGCGCCGTCTTCTTCGACTCGGCGCGCCACTTCGGCGACTTCGGCGAGCTGGCCCGGGGCCGGCTGGCGATGGTCGTGGTCGACAACTCCGTGGCGCCGGACGGCTTCGACGTCGTGCGCACCCCGGAGTATGAGGCGTGCGGCGAGGCGCTGGACCACCTGCTCGCCGCCGGCCGCCGGCGGATCGCCTTCCTCGGCCACCGGCACGACCTGGAGCTGGGCGACCGCTCGGCGCGGCTGACCGCGTACCGGGACGCGCTGCGGCGGCACGGCCTGCGGCCGGACGGCCGGCTCGTCGGCGCCGGTGCCGACAGCCGCGTCGAGGGCTACCGCGCCACCGCCGCGCTCATGGCCCTGCCCGAGCCGCCGGACGCGCTGTTCGTGGCCTCCGACCGGGCGGCGATCAGCGCGATCTGGGCGGTCCGCGACACCGGCCGCACGGTGCCCGCGGACGTGGCGGTCCTCGGCGTCGGGAACCTGGAGGAGGGCTCGGTGATCCGCCCCGCGCTGAGCACCGTGGGGCAGCGGCAGATCGACTTCAGCCGCGTCGCCGGGCTGCTGTTCGAACGGCTGGCGGCGGCGGAGCCGCCTGCGGCCCGCGAGATCGTCCTGCCCTGGTCCTTCATACCCAGGGAGTCGACGTGA
- a CDS encoding peptidoglycan DD-metalloendopeptidase family protein translates to MSRASLTVTASGAGLALPLVAGAAAPAAGTPADALHSPAKDRAQEGLKPPSDGALSDRADTETAADGSAAAPQGGRAGTVGKKPGHHEVASGETLSGIADQHRVRGGWPALYERNRGVVGADPDLILPGQRLTLRGGAAAPPKPRADSPAAGKKKSGDDGAKAAGTKSRQSQEKAKSGGKAKPEKAKPKAKPAKSKPDRTKPDAKKRAPAPQAEAEAEAKPKPKPEAKPAADYTSPLAGASIGTPYGASGSSWSSGYHTGVDFPVPVGTGVRSVADGEVVSAGWAGAYGYEVVIRHRDGRYSQYAHLSAVTVSAGRPVNAGQRIGRSGSTGNSTGPHLHFEVRTGPGYGSDVDPLRYLRGRGVRI, encoded by the coding sequence GTGTCGCGGGCCTCCCTCACCGTCACCGCGAGCGGCGCGGGGCTCGCGCTGCCGCTGGTCGCCGGCGCCGCCGCGCCGGCCGCGGGCACACCCGCGGACGCGCTGCACAGCCCGGCGAAGGACCGGGCGCAGGAGGGCCTGAAGCCGCCGTCCGACGGCGCGTTATCCGACCGCGCCGATACGGAGACGGCGGCGGACGGCAGCGCCGCCGCACCGCAGGGCGGGCGGGCCGGCACGGTCGGCAAGAAGCCCGGCCACCACGAGGTCGCCTCCGGGGAGACCCTGTCCGGCATCGCCGACCAGCACCGCGTACGCGGCGGGTGGCCCGCGCTCTACGAGCGCAACCGCGGCGTCGTCGGCGCCGACCCCGACCTCATCCTCCCCGGGCAGCGCCTCACCCTCCGCGGCGGTGCCGCGGCCCCGCCGAAACCACGCGCCGACTCCCCCGCGGCCGGGAAGAAGAAGTCCGGCGACGACGGGGCGAAGGCGGCCGGGACGAAGTCCCGCCAGTCGCAGGAGAAGGCGAAATCCGGCGGCAAGGCGAAGCCCGAGAAGGCCAAGCCCAAGGCCAAGCCGGCGAAGAGCAAGCCGGACCGGACCAAGCCGGACGCGAAGAAGCGGGCCCCCGCACCCCAGGCCGAGGCCGAGGCCGAGGCCAAGCCGAAGCCGAAACCCGAGGCCAAGCCCGCCGCCGATTACACCTCCCCGCTCGCCGGCGCCTCCATCGGCACCCCCTACGGCGCGAGCGGCAGCAGTTGGTCCAGCGGCTACCACACCGGGGTCGACTTCCCGGTCCCGGTCGGCACCGGGGTGCGCTCCGTCGCCGACGGCGAGGTCGTCAGCGCCGGCTGGGCGGGCGCGTACGGCTACGAGGTGGTCATCCGGCACCGCGACGGCCGCTACAGCCAGTACGCGCACCTCTCCGCGGTCACCGTGAGCGCCGGCCGGCCGGTCAACGCCGGGCAGCGCATCGGCCGCTCCGGATCGACGGGGAACTCCACGGGACCGCATCTGCACTTCGAGGTCCGCACCGGACCCGGCTACGGGTCCGACGTCGACCCTTTGCGCTACCTGCGCGGGCGCGGGGTGCGCATCTAG
- a CDS encoding Dps family protein, whose product MTTILDKKALDVTGEALQGALVDLLDLSLQGKQAHWNLTGPLFRELHLQLDKMVKLARGHADTLAERAAALGVSPDGRAKTIAANSPLPDIGPGKISDQKVIDDVTDMLEKASARMRQRVADTDDTDLITQDLLITATQDLEQQAWFFRSHRIS is encoded by the coding sequence ATGACCACGATCCTCGACAAGAAGGCCCTGGACGTCACCGGCGAGGCGCTGCAGGGCGCGCTGGTTGATCTGCTGGATCTCTCCCTCCAGGGCAAGCAGGCGCACTGGAACCTGACCGGCCCCCTCTTCCGCGAGCTGCACCTCCAGCTCGACAAGATGGTGAAGCTGGCCCGCGGGCACGCCGACACCCTCGCCGAACGGGCCGCGGCCCTGGGCGTGAGCCCGGACGGCCGGGCGAAGACCATTGCCGCCAACAGCCCGCTGCCCGACATCGGGCCCGGGAAGATCTCCGACCAGAAGGTCATCGACGACGTCACCGACATGCTGGAGAAGGCGTCCGCACGCATGCGGCAGCGGGTGGCGGACACCGACGACACCGACCTCATCACGCAGGACCTGCTCATCACCGCGACGCAGGACCTGGAGCAGCAGGCGTGGTTCTTCCGCTCGCACCGCATCAGCTGA
- a CDS encoding alginate lyase family protein, whose amino-acid sequence MQGTPTPARHRRRPRAALFATLVTAVTALVASLLAGPGTERAGAAPAAFTHPGVTVSRGQLDFTREKVNAGAQPWKGAYDQMMGSRYASLSRTPKPRAVVECGSYSNPNYGCTDEREDAIAAYTTALAWYLTRDERYARKSIELMDAWSATIRDHTNSNAPLQTGWAGSSWPKAAEIIKYTYDGGWANEGRFRAMLRDVYLPEIIGGSNSNGNWELTMMEAAVGIAVFLEDKGAYDRAMQTFRTRVPAFVYLESDGELPRTVPKQNLDTRQKIINYWQGQSTFVTGLTQETCRDFTHTGYGLASISHVAETARIQGEDLYRTGVGERLRHALGFQSRYELGEAPPAWLCGGSVDRGLGPVTEIGYNALHHRMGIAMTNTGRYTEQSRPAGSNNLFVAWQTLTHAENPA is encoded by the coding sequence ATGCAGGGCACCCCCACACCCGCACGCCATCGCCGCAGACCGCGTGCTGCACTGTTCGCCACCCTCGTCACGGCCGTCACCGCCCTGGTCGCCTCACTCCTCGCCGGGCCCGGCACCGAGCGCGCCGGCGCCGCGCCCGCGGCCTTCACCCACCCGGGAGTCACCGTCTCCCGGGGCCAGTTGGACTTCACCCGGGAGAAGGTCAACGCCGGCGCCCAGCCCTGGAAGGGCGCCTACGACCAGATGATGGGCAGCAGGTACGCGAGCCTCAGCCGTACGCCCAAGCCCCGCGCGGTCGTCGAGTGCGGCTCGTACTCCAACCCCAACTACGGCTGCACGGACGAACGCGAGGACGCGATCGCCGCGTACACCACCGCGCTGGCCTGGTACCTCACCCGCGACGAGCGCTACGCGCGCAAGTCCATCGAGCTGATGGACGCGTGGTCCGCGACGATCAGGGACCACACCAACAGCAACGCGCCGCTGCAGACCGGCTGGGCCGGCTCCTCCTGGCCGAAGGCCGCCGAGATCATCAAGTACACGTACGACGGCGGCTGGGCGAACGAGGGACGCTTCCGGGCCATGCTGCGCGACGTCTACCTGCCGGAAATCATCGGGGGCTCCAACTCCAACGGCAACTGGGAGCTGACGATGATGGAGGCGGCCGTCGGCATCGCCGTCTTCCTGGAGGACAAGGGCGCGTACGACCGGGCGATGCAGACTTTCCGCACCCGCGTGCCCGCGTTCGTCTACCTGGAGTCCGACGGCGAGCTGCCCCGGACGGTGCCGAAGCAGAACCTCGACACCCGGCAGAAGATCATCAACTACTGGCAGGGGCAGTCCACCTTCGTCACCGGGCTGACCCAGGAGACCTGCCGGGACTTCACCCACACCGGATACGGCCTGGCGTCGATCTCGCACGTCGCCGAGACCGCCCGGATCCAGGGCGAGGACCTGTACCGGACCGGCGTCGGCGAGCGGCTGCGGCACGCGCTCGGCTTCCAGTCCCGCTACGAGCTGGGCGAGGCGCCGCCGGCCTGGCTCTGCGGCGGCAGCGTCGACCGCGGCCTCGGCCCGGTCACCGAGATCGGCTACAACGCCCTGCACCACCGGATGGGCATCGCCATGACCAACACCGGCCGCTACACCGAGCAGAGCCGGCCCGCCGGGTCGAACAACCTCTTCGTGGCCTGGCAGACCCTGACCCACGCCGAGAACCCGGCCTGA
- the ggt gene encoding gamma-glutamyltransferase, whose protein sequence is MRLRRPTVPLALAAILATAAAAAPPTAAGTDAAAPPKSAVATGYGGAVASVDADATAAGIEVLRDGGNAVDAAVATAAALGVTEPYSGGIGGGGYFVHYDARSGRVATLDGREKAPLTADAELFTENGAAIPFDQAVTSGLSVGVPGTPATWEQALRQWGTTSLGEALAPATRLAAEGFTVDETFRAQTAANEARFRDFPATRELFLPGGALPTVGSTLRNPDLAATYGQLADEGARAMYRGDLGADVSDTVRRPPVDPGADRVVRAGDLRPADLRAYRVAQQQPTHVGYRGLDVYGMAPSSSGGTTVGEALNILEGTDLGELSEAQYLHRFLEASRVSFADRGRWVGDPRFSRVPTRELLSQSYADSRACLISPDAVLTSPLAAGDPRRPDASCTAKGAPEGTSYEGPSTTHLTTADKWGNVVAYTMTIEQTGGSGITVPGRGFLLNNELTDFSFTPSVPGVPDPNLPGPGKRPRSSMAPTIVLDDGEPLLATGSPGGSTIITTVLQVLTGRLDRGLTLPEAIAAPRASQRNTASTSAEPGFLGLPARGELAELGHRFTDGGEIGAATGVERLPDGRWVAAAEPERRGGGAAAVVRPAGRD, encoded by the coding sequence ATGCGGTTGCGCCGCCCCACCGTTCCCCTCGCCCTCGCCGCGATCCTCGCCACCGCGGCGGCCGCCGCGCCGCCGACGGCCGCCGGGACGGACGCGGCCGCGCCGCCGAAGTCCGCGGTGGCGACGGGCTACGGCGGCGCCGTGGCCAGCGTCGACGCCGACGCCACCGCGGCCGGGATCGAGGTCCTGCGCGACGGCGGCAACGCGGTCGACGCCGCCGTCGCCACCGCCGCCGCCCTCGGGGTCACCGAGCCGTACTCGGGCGGCATCGGGGGCGGCGGCTACTTCGTCCACTACGACGCGAGGAGCGGCCGGGTCGCCACCCTCGACGGCCGCGAGAAGGCCCCCCTTACCGCCGACGCGGAACTCTTCACCGAGAACGGCGCGGCGATCCCGTTCGACCAGGCGGTGACCAGCGGCCTGTCCGTCGGCGTGCCCGGCACGCCCGCGACCTGGGAGCAGGCCCTGCGGCAGTGGGGCACGACCTCGCTCGGCGAGGCACTGGCGCCGGCGACGCGGCTGGCGGCGGAGGGCTTCACCGTCGACGAGACGTTCCGCGCGCAGACCGCGGCCAACGAGGCACGCTTCCGCGACTTCCCCGCCACCCGGGAGCTGTTCCTGCCCGGCGGCGCCCTGCCGACGGTGGGCAGCACACTGCGCAACCCCGACCTGGCCGCCACCTACGGGCAGTTGGCCGACGAGGGTGCGCGGGCGATGTACCGCGGCGACCTGGGCGCGGACGTGTCGGACACGGTGCGCCGCCCGCCGGTCGACCCGGGCGCCGACCGGGTGGTTCGCGCCGGCGACCTGCGCCCGGCCGACCTGCGCGCGTACCGGGTGGCGCAGCAGCAGCCGACGCACGTCGGCTACCGCGGGCTCGACGTCTACGGGATGGCGCCCTCGTCGTCCGGCGGCACCACCGTCGGCGAGGCACTGAACATCCTGGAGGGCACCGACCTCGGCGAGCTGTCCGAGGCCCAGTACCTGCACCGCTTCCTGGAGGCGTCCCGCGTCTCCTTCGCCGACCGCGGCCGGTGGGTGGGCGACCCGCGCTTCTCCCGGGTACCGACGCGGGAGTTGCTCTCCCAGTCGTACGCGGACTCCCGCGCGTGCCTCATCTCCCCCGACGCGGTGCTCACCAGCCCGCTCGCCGCGGGCGACCCGCGCCGCCCGGACGCCTCCTGCACGGCGAAGGGCGCGCCGGAGGGCACGTCGTACGAGGGTCCGAGCACCACGCATCTGACGACCGCCGACAAGTGGGGCAACGTCGTCGCGTACACGATGACGATCGAGCAGACCGGCGGCAGCGGCATCACCGTGCCCGGCCGTGGCTTCCTGCTCAACAACGAGCTGACGGACTTCTCCTTCACGCCGTCCGTGCCGGGCGTGCCCGACCCTAACCTGCCGGGTCCGGGCAAGCGGCCCCGCTCCTCGATGGCGCCGACGATCGTCCTCGACGACGGTGAGCCGCTGCTCGCGACCGGCTCGCCGGGCGGTTCGACGATCATCACCACCGTGCTCCAGGTGCTGACGGGCCGGCTCGACCGCGGGCTGACACTGCCGGAGGCCATCGCGGCGCCGCGCGCCAGCCAGCGCAACACCGCCTCGACATCGGCGGAGCCGGGATTCCTCGGGCTGCCGGCGCGCGGTGAACTGGCGGAGCTGGGGCACCGGTTCACCGACGGCGGCGAGATCGGCGCGGCGACCGGCGTCGAGCGGCTGCCCGACGGGCGCTGGGTCGCGGCGGCGGAGCCGGAGCGGCGCGGCGGGGGCGCGGCGGCGGTGGTGCGGCCCGCCGGGCGGGACTGA
- a CDS encoding pyridoxal-phosphate dependent enzyme — protein MTHLVDERSGRTYPFDALRWRADDGTPLQVGGVPGIGRDDIDTAERSLWRYRAALPFGIEAPVSLGEGRTPLLARRWGGGEVFFKPEWFGPTGSFKDRGSTVMISALARLGVAEVIEDSSGNGGASVAAYCAAAGIRARILAPEGTSPAKVLQARAYGAEVELVPGGRDATAAEAVRRAATVPYAGHNWHPLFLQGTKTLAYELWEDLGFAAPDCVVTVAGAGSTVLGLDAGFGELLAAGHIDRRPRILAAQPANCAPIHASFAAGADGPVPTGFAPTIAEGTAIREPVRLPEVLRAVRRSGGDMAAIGEDGIRAAVVRLAALGLYAEPTSATAAAAVDVFRARGAIRPGETTAVLLTGTGLKAAPVLAGVFGGGA, from the coding sequence ATGACTCATCTGGTGGACGAGCGATCCGGCCGTACGTACCCCTTCGACGCCCTCCGCTGGCGCGCAGACGACGGCACCCCCCTCCAGGTCGGCGGCGTGCCCGGGATCGGCAGGGACGACATCGACACCGCCGAGCGCTCCCTGTGGCGCTACCGCGCCGCCCTGCCCTTCGGCATCGAGGCGCCCGTCTCCCTCGGCGAGGGGCGCACCCCGCTGCTCGCCCGCCGCTGGGGCGGGGGCGAGGTGTTCTTCAAACCGGAGTGGTTCGGCCCCACCGGCAGCTTCAAGGACCGCGGCAGCACCGTGATGATCTCCGCGCTCGCCCGGCTCGGCGTCGCCGAGGTCATCGAGGACAGCTCCGGCAACGGCGGCGCCTCCGTCGCCGCCTACTGCGCCGCCGCCGGCATCCGCGCCCGCATCCTGGCCCCCGAGGGCACCTCCCCGGCGAAGGTGCTGCAGGCCCGCGCGTACGGTGCCGAGGTCGAGCTGGTGCCCGGCGGCCGGGACGCCACCGCCGCCGAGGCCGTACGCAGGGCCGCCACCGTCCCCTACGCCGGGCACAACTGGCACCCGCTCTTCCTCCAGGGCACCAAGACCCTCGCCTACGAGCTCTGGGAGGACCTCGGCTTCGCCGCCCCCGACTGCGTCGTCACCGTCGCGGGCGCCGGCAGCACCGTCCTCGGCCTCGACGCCGGCTTCGGCGAACTCCTCGCCGCCGGCCACATCGACCGCCGCCCCCGCATCCTCGCCGCCCAGCCCGCCAACTGCGCCCCGATCCACGCGAGCTTCGCCGCCGGCGCCGACGGGCCCGTACCCACCGGCTTCGCCCCGACGATCGCCGAGGGCACCGCCATCCGCGAGCCCGTCCGGCTGCCGGAGGTGCTGCGCGCCGTGCGCCGCTCCGGCGGGGACATGGCGGCGATCGGCGAGGACGGCATCCGCGCCGCCGTCGTCCGCCTCGCCGCCCTCGGCCTCTACGCCGAGCCGACCAGCGCCACCGCCGCCGCGGCCGTCGACGTCTTCCGCGCCCGCGGCGCCATCCGGCCGGGCGAGACGACGGCCGTGCTGCTCACCGGCACCGGGCTGAAGGCGGCGCCGGTGCTCGCCGGGGTGTTCGGGGGCGGCGCATGA
- a CDS encoding transcriptional regulator: MSTEDELLLREAEKIVTALGRMFPGVCEVVLHDLRDPRHAVRTIENPLSGRGPGDPATELGLARIEDPDYPEVIQNYPNRFPDGRPAKSTSIGIRNSSGAYVAALCLNLDVSVLDRTARTLQALTAVEDPGLPLTETLRARTADELSAAVEEFAAARGQTPRALGSADRRELVRDLRDRGLLEVRSAVRLVTGLLGVSRATVYNYLR, translated from the coding sequence ATGAGCACCGAGGACGAACTGCTGCTGCGCGAGGCCGAGAAGATCGTCACCGCCCTGGGCCGGATGTTCCCCGGCGTCTGCGAGGTCGTCCTGCACGACCTGCGCGACCCGCGGCACGCGGTCCGTACCATCGAGAACCCGCTCTCCGGCCGCGGTCCCGGCGACCCCGCCACCGAGCTGGGCCTCGCCCGGATCGAGGACCCGGACTACCCCGAGGTCATCCAGAACTACCCCAACCGCTTCCCCGACGGCCGGCCCGCGAAGAGCACGTCGATCGGCATCCGGAACTCCTCCGGCGCCTACGTCGCGGCCCTCTGCCTCAACCTCGACGTCTCCGTCCTCGACCGCACCGCCCGTACGCTCCAGGCGCTCACCGCCGTGGAGGACCCCGGCCTGCCGCTGACCGAGACCCTGCGGGCGCGTACGGCGGACGAACTGAGCGCCGCGGTGGAGGAGTTCGCCGCCGCCCGCGGCCAGACACCCCGGGCGCTCGGCTCCGCAGACCGCCGCGAGCTGGTCCGCGACCTGCGCGACCGCGGACTGCTGGAGGTGAGGAGCGCGGTCCGGCTGGTCACCGGGCTGCTGGGGGTGTCGCGGGCGACGGTCTACAACTACCTGCGCTGA